Genomic window (Megamonas funiformis):
GCCATAACATCCCATTATTTAGCTCATTGCCTACTTGTACCATATCTGGTGTTACACCTTGAGCATTAAAATCTTGCATTACTTTAGCAGTATAAGCATAAACATCATCTACTAATTTATCACCACTATCATTTTTCCAAGCATCTGGTTTTTTCTGTTGACCTGGGTCCACCCAAAAATCACTGTAATGAAAATCTACAAGAACTTTCATACCTAAAGCTTTAGCCCGTTTTGCCATTTCAATAGCCTTAGCTTCATCTGTATTACCACCGCCGACACCTTCTGGTCCTACGACATATGGATTATTCCAAATACGAACACGAATCCAATTTACACCATGATTTTTTAAAATAGTGAGTCCATCTTGTTCTATGCCATTATCATAAAATTTAGTACCATTTCGTTCTAATTCTGGCATAATAGAAACATCCGCACCCTTGATAAAATCCGTAGATAAATTTTCTATAGGATTTACTTGTACTGCTGCTAGTGCTGTAAACGGTAAGGAACAAGAAATCATTGTAGCTGTTATTGCTGACAAAATTACTTTTTTTAATTTATTATTTTTCATAAACTACACACCTTTTATTAGAAACTATAATTAAGTGCTAAATTATACATATCATAATAATCAGAGAACCCTGAGTAATTACTATCATATGGACGCAATTTATACCAGTTAAATTCCAAATTAGTATTATCCGCAAGCATATAACTAATACCTAATCCATAACCTTTTTCACCATTACCACCAAGACCATCACCACCTGGAGTGTTTAAAATGTGTGCCCAACCAGTAGAATCTACACTATAATTTCCTAAGCTCATATAATCAGCATAAACTTTCCAAGTATCTTTGGTATCCCATTTCAAATTACCATAAGTAAGTCTAGTCCACCAACCATTTTTTTGTGCTCCATCTGGAAGACCTGATGCTCTATTAGTTACAGCTTCTGCTGTTAAATTCCATTTGTCACTGAGTTGTGTGTTAATACCATAAGCAATTTGCTCTAACATATATGGATTTTCACTTGATTCAATCCAATTCCATTGATTTTTATGATTATTATACAATGTATTTTCATTACTATTTGTTTTTAAATAACCTAAAGTAAATTTAGTATTATCATCTACTCCAATCTGTGCATTAGCAATAAAAGCATTCATAGAATAATCTTTCCAATTTTCCGCAGTTAAATTTCCCCATCCTGCAGAAATAAGCGAATTATTTCCCAAATCTTGAGTTACCATAATACCATCAACTGGATTATCCCACCAAATAAGACCTTGCCCAATATTTAAATTCTGACGACCTAAGGTTACAGATGTATCCATCTGTTTCCAAGTCAATGCTAATAAATCTAAATTTGCACTACCATGTGCTCCACTATCACCATTATTAGTATATCCATTATCATCATTAGTCGTATTTTCTAATTTTACTCTACCTAAAACAGATAAATTCTCATCTGGTTCTGCATAAAAACCTAAACGTAAACGTTCTTGAATACGATTACTTCTTTTATCTTTTCTATCTTTATCAGCTACATTAGCTGTATAACCCTTTGGAGTATCAGCTTTATAATTTGTTTGATAACGAATACGTGCATCACCAAACCACTTAATTTTTCCATTGTCGAAGAAATTATTTATAGCTTGTGGCTCTTCTTTTACTGGCGCTGGTTCTGCTGGCATTACCATCATAATCTTTAATTCATTACTATACTCTTGTTGTAATTTATTGAGTATTACTTTATCTTCTGCTGTTGCTCTATTTTCATTTGCCATTGCTCTAGCTACAAATTGTGCTAAATCATAACGAGCCACCACTTTTTTATCATGAAAATCTGTCAAATTATAACCATCTACTAGACCTGTTTCTACTAAATGTTCCACTGCTGTATATGCCCAATAATCTTTAGGTACTGTAGCAAAAGGGTTTTCACTAGCAAAAGCTGTAGAATTAATCATTGTTCCAGCTATAGCTAATGAACATAATAATTTTTTATTTAATATATAACTCATAAGT
Coding sequences:
- a CDS encoding putative porin, coding for MSYILNKKLLCSLAIAGTMINSTAFASENPFATVPKDYWAYTAVEHLVETGLVDGYNLTDFHDKKVVARYDLAQFVARAMANENRATAEDKVILNKLQQEYSNELKIMMVMPAEPAPVKEEPQAINNFFDNGKIKWFGDARIRYQTNYKADTPKGYTANVADKDRKDKRSNRIQERLRLGFYAEPDENLSVLGRVKLENTTNDDNGYTNNGDSGAHGSANLDLLALTWKQMDTSVTLGRQNLNIGQGLIWWDNPVDGIMVTQDLGNNSLISAGWGNLTAENWKDYSMNAFIANAQIGVDDNTKFTLGYLKTNSNENTLYNNHKNQWNWIESSENPYMLEQIAYGINTQLSDKWNLTAEAVTNRASGLPDGAQKNGWWTRLTYGNLKWDTKDTWKVYADYMSLGNYSVDSTGWAHILNTPGGDGLGGNGEKGYGLGISYMLADNTNLEFNWYKLRPYDSNYSGFSDYYDMYNLALNYSF